The Hypanus sabinus isolate sHypSab1 chromosome 3, sHypSab1.hap1, whole genome shotgun sequence genome contains a region encoding:
- the hmx1 gene encoding homeobox protein HMX1, with amino-acid sequence MPDKVTEARNTPPAKVSSFFIENLLRNNGKGKQSEKMVENAEEVVSRPNCFHNGTAGNHCIQGCCQISGQDFCAQTYPLRGNSLQWYRQAQPRCPSPDSSKRGCPSSEEEQCFSHTTSDLDSPPVLDKGDSHKETCNQERGDPREGKRSEAESNEAARNQADADQKSGRKKKTRTVFSRSQVFQLESTFDMKRYLSSSERAGLAASLHLTETQVKIWFQNRRNKWKRQLAADLEAVNLSHSAQRIVRVPILYHENSSPGALNFSLPQVSPPLVSFSSSVNYPLTAFSSSLPFLRSQMSGLV; translated from the exons ATGCCGGACAAAGTGACGGAAGCTCGGAATACACCGCCCGCCAAGGTGTCCTCATTTTTTATAGAGAATCTGCTGAGAAATAATGGAAAAGGAAAGCAGTCGGAGAAAATGGTGGAGAACGCGGAAGAAGTCGTATCCAGACCAAACTGTTTCCACAACGGAACGGCTGGCAACCATTGCATCCAAGGCTGCTGTCAGATATCCGGTCAGGACTTCTGTGCGCAGACCTATCCACTCAGGGGAAATTCCTTACAGTGGTACAGACAAGCACAGCCGAGATGTCCCAGTCCAGACA GTTCGAAACGCGGATGTCCAAGTTCCGAGGAAGAACAGTGTTTTTCTCACACAACCAGTGATCTGGACTCCCCGCCAGTACTGGACAAAGGAGACAGCCACAAGGAAACTTGTAACCAAGAGAGGGGCGACCCCAGGGAGGGGAAGAGGTCAGAGGCGGAGAGCAACGAGGCTGCAAGAAACCAGGCGGATGCTGATCAGAAATCCGGTCGCAAAAAGAAAACGCGCACTGTCTTCAGCAGGAGTCAAGTTTTCCAGTTGGAGTCCACTTTTGACATGAAACGTTATCTAAGCAGTTCCGAGAGGGCGGGCCTGGCCGCTTCTCTTCACCTGACCGAGACTCAGGTCAAAATCTGGTTCCAAAATCGGAGAAACAAGTGGAAACGCCAGTTGGCCGCAGATCTGGAAGCAGTCAATCTTTCTCATAGTGCACAGAGAATCGTGAGAGTTCCCATCTTATATCATGAAAACTCATCACCTGGCGCCTTAAACTTCAGTCTACCGCAAGTGTCCCCTCCTCTGGTgagcttctccagctctgtaaatTACCCGCTCACAGCATTCTCTTCTTCTTTGCCTTTTCTACGATCACAGATGAGTGGACTTGTTTAG